The window CGTTCAATGCTATTTAGTGGAGTCCTATGTTCAATTTGCATCCATTTAAGGTTGCTGATGTAGCCCTTGAGGGTGGCAGAGCTGATCAGAAGTAGCGTCTGGTTGCTCATTCTGAGCGTTTTAAAGTTGTCGCTCATCGATTCGCCGCACTGGTTATTCCCAGTGCTCGATGGTTGACGCCGGGGTGTGATCAGTGAGCGACTTAACACATGGCGTGATGAAACCTGCTGGTGGCTACCGTGCTAGATACCTGTCTGCGACGTCTGGCTCGCAGAGGATTGGTGGGTAGCGATCTATCTGAATCAGCCGGCCTGCGGGGATCTTGTGGTTCAAAATTCTTGACAACACCAGGGCGAATTGGGCACGGTGACCCAGAAACTGTTCATTGCTCTGATGACTTTTGAAGCTGCGCGATCACGGTCCTTAATGCAGACTACTTGGCCAGAATCGTTGAGATGACAGCGATCATTGATTCGACATTGGCGACGAGTAACGAATGATCGTTGGCCAAGTCCTTTGAATACTGTTTTTCCAATCCGCTGCATTGATGTCGTCCTGCTGTCGTTTCTTCAAAGAACGACTGACTGGAGCAAGCCGTCACGGTCGGGGCCGATGAGGAATGGCCTGATGATAAGGCGACTGATCCTTTGCTCGAAACGAAAAAACCTCGCCCGCGAATTGCGGACGAGGTTTCGATCATTAAAAGTCGGAGTGATGTCTAACTCTTAGAGTTCGAAGTCAACGACTTCTTTGACGTCACGTGTGCCGAGTGCACCCCAGACTCCGTATGGACTCTGCGAACCTGGCGGCAGGGCTGGGCTGTCGCGGCCAACCGTGCTCGCTTCAAGGTTGCCCGTGTCGATGCTGTCCGTGATGAACTTCACGGCACCGTCGCCGATCAGCACGTGAGCACCACCAGCGTGACGACTGCCGGCAGTCGAGATCACGCCGGAGTGGTTTCCGTCACCACCGTCATGCACACAGTTAGCGCCGTTTGGTGCCAAGATCGTGTGGAACGCGGTGTAATAAGGACGTGCGTCAGCCCAGCGAGCATGCTTGGCTTGTGACAAGCTTCCGCTGACGTTCGCACTTGGGTCATAGAACTGCGGACGTGTTGGATCGATGTGCGCGCCTTCTTTGCAGCGAGCGGGGATCAAGACGGTTTCGTTTGGATTCAACATCGTGGTGATGTTCCGAACGAAGTCAGCATTGATTTCTCGCTTGCCACCGGACGTGACCACTTCGCCTGCAGCGATGGTGTTGGACAGACCGTCCAGCACGTCTCGGAACTGGATCTTGTTACGGTTCCAGAAGAATCCACGCTGTGCCGCGCGAGCACGAGTCACAGCCCAGTCTTCATCTCGGTTGTTTTGGTTACCGAAGTAGCCGTAGTCGTTGATGCCACCGTTGTTGCCACGGTCGACAGCGTCGCCAACCGAACACGCGTAGTTAGCACGTGCGAGTTGACCGGGGCCTTGGGCTGCTCCCGCGTCGCTGGGGCAACGGTATGCTGGGATCTGGGTGACCCAAGGGACATACGTTGTTTGCCATGGGCACGGTCCCATCGCAGGCCATGCACCATTCACACTTCCGGGCAAGGCTTGTCCACGTGTGACTTCCGTGCTTGGGTTCGAGATCTGTTCCCACAAACCTTGCTGCTCGATATACGGCAGGACAGGAACCAACCAGCTCAAGAACAAACGGTTACTCTGATTGGTAGCGTCGGTCATGCTGGTTGCTTGCTTCGTACCCGTCCCGTTGGTTGGGATCTGGTTGAAAGCACTGTGGTAGTTGTGAATCGCAAGCCCGATCTGCTTGAAATTATTGCTGCACGACATACGGCGTGCTGCCTCACGAGCGGCTTGAACAGCCGGCAAGAGGAGGCCGACGAGGACGCCAATGATGGCGATGACGACCAACAGTTCCACCAGGGTGAAACCTGACCGCGAACGAAGAGTTCTTTGCATAGATGATTCTCCTAAAGAAAACAAGTTATCGAATGAGGAACGGATCCCCTAAAATTGAGCACTCAGAATAGCATGAGTTCTTAACAATTGGGAGGAGAAATAACACAATTTACCCATTGAAGGGCGTATAGACTTCCGTTGAGCTCTAGAAGGCGTGTTCTGAACGAACCGCGAGATGCTCAATGTGGAGGTTTAGCGAAGCCGGTTGAGGGCTTCCGATGCTCGGAGGTCATTCGGGTCGAATGCCAATGCCCGCTGATATTGCTTGATTGCCTGCTGTCGCATGCCGGACAACTCAAAAGCTTCCCCCAGCTGCAGGTGAACTCCTACCAACCTGGGATCGAGAATCAGGGCGTTTTGGAAGCACTGCGCCGCTCGCCCCGGCTGCTGGCTCATCATGTAGGCTCGGCCCAGATTGACGTATCCCTCCGCCATCTCGGGGAACTCTGCAATTGCTTTTTTCAGCAATCGGATTCCCGTCGGAAGGTCGCCTGCCTTGCTGGCTGCGATGCCCATGTTCATGTAGCAACTGGCCTGGAGGGACCGCTCTTCGTATACGGTAATGTTGCAAAACGCCGCCGATAACGCCAAAACCACCCCGGCAGCGCCGATCGATCGCCACTGTTGTTCTCGCAGCCGTTGATACAGGTCAACCGCACCTGCTGCCGCGAATGGGACGAACAGGATCGCCACCGGATTGCGGTATCTTCCCAGGATGAAGAACAGCACCACCGCGGCAATCATCGAAAGCAACAACAGGTAGTGCAGCCACAGCCTGCGCCAATCGCCTCGGGAGACGATCAGGCCCCAAATCCCCAAGGGGCACAGGATGCCAAAGTGCCAGATTCGGCTCAGTTGCAACGGAAAAGAGTATTCCCGAAAGACGTACATGCTCTCAACGTCGGGAACTTCATAGCGATTGAAGACCATGAATGTCTTCGCAACCATCAATTGCAGCCAGCGACCGGGCGCCTGCCGAGTCTCTTCCCACGCTCGCGACATCCAAAATTGCGAAACTTCGCGAGAGGAGAGTTCGCGGCCAACAGCTTGCTCTGCCAGACGCTGCGCATCGGCGCGTTCGTGCATCGGCGTTTCATGACCAGCCACCAAGGGCACGTAGATGCCGCTGGCTTGCAGGTTGTTACCGATGTAGAAATTGGGGCCCGCTTGGAATGTCGTTGGCGACCACTCACCTCCCAGAGACGCGTTTCTCGCCGCGACGGGCACAACGATTGATGCAAGTCCGCATGCAAAACAAGCGACGAGGATCCATCCGCGCCATTTGGTTTCGCCAATTCCAAACAGAATCCAAAGTGGGATGAGCGGCGTCCAAAGCAATGAGTTTTCTCGCGTCAGCACCAGCAAACCAAGCGAAATCCCCGCCAAAACAGCGTATCGCCGGCGCATTTCACATTGAAGGTAAACGC of the Rhodopirellula baltica SH 1 genome contains:
- a CDS encoding tetratricopeptide repeat protein — translated: MLQTFEVPTLIQLLGDAKGYFDWAIRISDGDWYGSETFYQAPLYPYFLAVLIAVFGPSITLIRVVQMLLGVAGVALIGLSGRKLFSEKVGLVSALMLAIYPPAIYYDGIIQKASLATFLLCVLVTACVYLQCEMRRRYAVLAGISLGLLVLTRENSLLWTPLIPLWILFGIGETKWRGWILVACFACGLASIVVPVAARNASLGGEWSPTTFQAGPNFYIGNNLQASGIYVPLVAGHETPMHERADAQRLAEQAVGRELSSREVSQFWMSRAWEETRQAPGRWLQLMVAKTFMVFNRYEVPDVESMYVFREYSFPLQLSRIWHFGILCPLGIWGLIVSRGDWRRLWLHYLLLLSMIAAVVLFFILGRYRNPVAILFVPFAAAGAVDLYQRLREQQWRSIGAAGVVLALSAAFCNITVYEERSLQASCYMNMGIAASKAGDLPTGIRLLKKAIAEFPEMAEGYVNLGRAYMMSQQPGRAAQCFQNALILDPRLVGVHLQLGEAFELSGMRQQAIKQYQRALAFDPNDLRASEALNRLR
- a CDS encoding DUF1559 domain-containing protein, whose protein sequence is MQRTLRSRSGFTLVELLVVIAIIGVLVGLLLPAVQAAREAARRMSCSNNFKQIGLAIHNYHSAFNQIPTNGTGTKQATSMTDATNQSNRLFLSWLVPVLPYIEQQGLWEQISNPSTEVTRGQALPGSVNGAWPAMGPCPWQTTYVPWVTQIPAYRCPSDAGAAQGPGQLARANYACSVGDAVDRGNNGGINDYGYFGNQNNRDEDWAVTRARAAQRGFFWNRNKIQFRDVLDGLSNTIAAGEVVTSGGKREINADFVRNITTMLNPNETVLIPARCKEGAHIDPTRPQFYDPSANVSGSLSQAKHARWADARPYYTAFHTILAPNGANCVHDGGDGNHSGVISTAGSRHAGGAHVLIGDGAVKFITDSIDTGNLEASTVGRDSPALPPGSQSPYGVWGALGTRDVKEVVDFEL